The following coding sequences lie in one Pseudomonas monsensis genomic window:
- a CDS encoding COG3650 family protein, whose translation MRVARSLIVIALLPLFAGCQLLDGPRQSASHVGQSRMQGQLTAADGKLVFQPCGEQRQYAVNDIGGTSVLQEAATLADQQGKLFADVRGKIAGDRLDLTQLYRVERSGTACDDPNFKLLILRAAGHGPEWNVKVSGKGMVIDRAGQPPLAVPYVEEQLGDGRFNLSSEANNQRIELWVAPQRCVDSSTGSVQHMSAELRIDGQVERGCGYFGGSRND comes from the coding sequence ATGCGTGTTGCCCGTTCTTTGATCGTTATTGCCCTGCTGCCGTTGTTTGCCGGCTGCCAATTGCTGGATGGCCCGCGTCAGAGTGCTTCCCACGTCGGGCAATCCCGGATGCAAGGGCAATTGACGGCGGCCGACGGCAAACTGGTGTTCCAGCCGTGTGGCGAACAGCGTCAGTACGCGGTCAACGACATCGGCGGCACCAGCGTGCTGCAAGAGGCCGCCACGCTCGCCGATCAACAGGGCAAGTTGTTCGCCGATGTACGCGGCAAGATCGCCGGCGACCGTCTCGACCTGACCCAGTTGTACCGCGTCGAACGTTCCGGCACGGCGTGTGACGACCCGAATTTCAAACTGCTGATCCTGCGCGCCGCCGGCCATGGCCCGGAATGGAACGTCAAGGTCAGCGGCAAAGGCATGGTCATCGACCGCGCCGGACAGCCGCCGCTGGCCGTGCCTTATGTTGAAGAGCAACTGGGCGACGGCCGCTTCAACCTCAGCAGCGAAGCCAACAACCAGCGCATCGAGCTGTGGGTCGCACCACAACGTTGCGTCGACAGCAGCACCGGCAGCGTCCAGCACATGAGCGCCGAGTTGCGCATCGACGGCCAGGTCGAGCGCGGCTGCGGGTATTTCGGCGGATCGCGCAACGACTGA
- a CDS encoding short chain dehydrogenase — MKILLIGASGTIGSAVDKELSQRHEVIRIGRTSADLQVDISDSASIRQLFEKTGKFDALVCAAGNVTFAPLGEMNEDSFALGLKDKLMGQVNLLLIGREFANDGASFTFTTGVLSHDPIRSGASAALVNGALDSFVKAAAIELPRGLRVNSVSPTVLLEAMGSYAPYFRGYKPVPAADVALAYAKSVEGLQTGQTFHVG; from the coding sequence ATGAAAATCCTGTTGATCGGCGCCAGCGGCACCATCGGTTCAGCCGTGGACAAAGAACTGTCGCAACGCCACGAAGTCATTCGCATCGGTCGCACCAGCGCTGATCTGCAAGTCGATATCAGTGACAGTGCGTCGATCCGCCAGCTGTTCGAAAAAACCGGCAAATTCGACGCCCTGGTCTGCGCCGCCGGCAACGTGACGTTCGCCCCTCTGGGAGAGATGAACGAAGACAGTTTCGCCCTCGGCCTCAAGGACAAACTGATGGGCCAGGTCAACCTGCTGCTGATCGGCCGCGAGTTCGCCAATGACGGTGCGTCATTCACCTTCACCACCGGCGTACTCAGCCATGATCCGATTCGCAGCGGTGCGTCAGCGGCGCTGGTCAACGGTGCACTGGACAGTTTTGTGAAAGCGGCCGCCATCGAACTGCCTCGCGGTCTGCGGGTGAACTCGGTCAGCCCGACCGTACTGCTGGAGGCGATGGGCAGCTACGCCCCGTACTTCCGTGGCTACAAGCCGGTTCCCGCGGCGGACGTGGCGTTGGCCTACGCAAAAAGTGTCGAAGGCCTGCAGACCGGACAGACCTTTCACGTGGGTTGA